From Synechococcus sp. A10-1-5-1, a single genomic window includes:
- the psbA gene encoding photosystem II q(b) protein, protein MATLTTKKRLLRNGKAFSEWITSTKQRIYIGWFGVLFIPTALTSAIAFVLAILCAPVVDIDGVREPISGALLDGNNIITAAVVPSSNAIGLHFYPLWEATSIDEWLYNGGPYQLIVLHFLIAITAYLGRQWELSYRLGMRPWIAIAFSAPWSAAMAVFLVYPMGQGSFSDGMPLGISGTFNFMLVLQAEHNVLMHPLHMLAVAGTFGGSLLAALHGSLVTSSLVRETTEAESINRGYAFGQKETTYNLVAAHAYFGRLVFPYAASDNSRSIHAILFAWPTIGIWCSSLAVASFSFGLNGFNFNQSILDTQMRTINSWADVLNRSNLGIEAIHERNAHNFPLDLASSETSYIALSRSIEG, encoded by the coding sequence ATGGCAACATTGACAACAAAGAAACGCCTACTCAGGAATGGCAAAGCCTTCTCGGAATGGATTACTTCAACGAAGCAGCGAATTTACATCGGCTGGTTCGGCGTCTTATTCATCCCGACGGCACTGACAAGCGCCATCGCATTTGTACTCGCAATACTGTGCGCTCCAGTGGTCGATATTGACGGAGTTCGAGAGCCGATCAGCGGAGCCTTGCTCGATGGAAACAACATCATCACAGCCGCAGTTGTTCCAAGCTCGAACGCCATAGGCTTGCACTTTTATCCATTGTGGGAAGCCACAAGCATCGATGAGTGGCTTTACAACGGAGGACCCTATCAGCTCATTGTCCTCCACTTCCTCATTGCAATCACAGCCTATTTAGGGCGCCAATGGGAATTGAGCTACCGCCTAGGAATGCGCCCATGGATTGCCATTGCGTTTTCAGCTCCCTGGTCTGCAGCAATGGCTGTTTTTCTTGTTTATCCCATGGGTCAGGGATCGTTCTCCGATGGAATGCCACTGGGGATTTCTGGCACCTTTAATTTCATGCTGGTCCTGCAGGCCGAACACAATGTGCTCATGCACCCATTGCACATGCTCGCCGTTGCAGGCACTTTTGGAGGCTCACTCCTTGCTGCACTGCATGGATCTCTCGTAACCAGCAGCCTAGTGCGAGAGACCACGGAAGCAGAATCAATCAACCGCGGCTATGCATTTGGGCAGAAAGAAACCACATACAATTTAGTGGCTGCACATGCATATTTTGGCCGCCTTGTATTTCCCTATGCAGCATCAGATAACAGCAGAAGTATTCATGCCATTCTGTTTGCATGGCCAACCATTGGAATTTGGTGCTCATCACTGGCCGTAGCTTCCTTTTCCTTCGGTCTCAATGGATTCAATTTCAACCAATCCATACTCGACACCCAAATGCGAACCATCAACAGCTGGGCAGACGTCCTGAATCGAAGCAACCTTGGGATTGAAGCAATCCATGAGCGGAATGCACATAATTTCCCCCTCGATCTCGCATCATCTGAAACGTCCTACATCGCTCTATCTCGATCCATTGAAGGGTAG